A genomic segment from Bacillus cereus G9842 encodes:
- the dapA gene encoding 4-hydroxy-tetrahydrodipicolinate synthase, with the protein MQKIKGAFPVLITPMDEFQEINWDGVKQNVNYFIEQKVAGIIINGSTGEFVSLSKEERFKMVETVLKEIDGRIPVIVGTAAETTKETIEYTKHAEAHGADCALIINSYYCKPKEEEIYFHFKEISNSVNIPIMLYNNPFTSGVDMSTELMLRIGKECENVTHIKESSGDIRKARDLVRQSEGAFQVFCGSEDLVMESYLVGASGWVSVAGNIVPGLVTKMYEHFQNGELEKAWEINDAILPLCEFLEGSGKYVQIVKRSMELHGQAGGPSRYPRLGLTVNEDQKLQTILSNIAAHAAV; encoded by the coding sequence ATGCAAAAAATTAAAGGGGCATTTCCAGTATTAATAACACCGATGGATGAATTTCAGGAAATTAATTGGGATGGGGTAAAACAAAATGTAAATTACTTTATCGAACAAAAGGTTGCAGGCATCATCATTAATGGAAGTACAGGAGAGTTTGTAAGTTTATCAAAAGAAGAGCGATTTAAAATGGTAGAAACCGTTTTGAAAGAAATTGATGGCCGTATTCCAGTCATTGTTGGAACTGCTGCGGAAACGACGAAAGAAACAATTGAATATACGAAACATGCAGAAGCGCACGGAGCGGATTGTGCATTAATTATAAACTCTTACTATTGTAAACCGAAGGAAGAGGAGATCTATTTTCATTTTAAAGAAATCTCAAACTCTGTAAATATACCAATTATGTTATACAATAATCCATTTACTTCTGGTGTTGATATGAGTACAGAGCTAATGCTCCGTATTGGAAAAGAGTGTGAAAATGTTACACATATTAAAGAATCTAGCGGAGATATTCGAAAAGCAAGAGATTTAGTAAGACAAAGTGAAGGGGCTTTCCAAGTCTTCTGTGGTTCTGAAGATTTAGTTATGGAATCATATTTAGTTGGTGCCTCGGGATGGGTTTCAGTAGCAGGAAATATCGTTCCTGGTCTCGTTACAAAAATGTATGAGCATTTTCAAAATGGTGAATTAGAAAAAGCATGGGAAATAAACGATGCTATTTTACCACTTTGCGAATTTCTTGAAGGGTCAGGGAAATATGTTCAAATCGTTAAACGTTCCATGGAATTACATGGGCAAGCGGGAGGACCTTCTCGCTATCCAAGACTAGGATTAACTGTTAACGAAGATCAAAAGCTTCAAACGATTTTATCAAATATTGCAGCTCATGCAGCTGTTTAA
- a CDS encoding NAD(P)/FAD-dependent oxidoreductase — MRHCDVLIIGGGIIGCSIAYYTSKYGRDVTIIEKGEFVSGTSSRCDGNILAIDKDPGFDSQMSLVSQKLVTDLSEKLEHSFEYRAPGSILVCESDEEMEAAQQWVDRQKEAGLPFRMLDRQDIREESPFFADDLLGGLECATDSTVNPYLLAFSLLSEAQKFGAKAFKQTEVKSMKIETNGSFVVETTNGTFTAKQVVNAAGVWAPKIGQMLNVNIPIEPRKGHIIVASRQQHVGCRKVMEFGYLISKFGGKRKVDALTEKYGVALVFEPTESQNFLIGSSREFVGFHTRINNEVIKCIANRAIRFYPKMADMMVIRSYAGLRPWTEDHLPIISRVEHIPNYFIAAGHEGDGISLAAVTGKVIEELLNEKETIIPIEPLRLSRFTERVLNG, encoded by the coding sequence GTGAGGCACTGCGACGTTTTAATTATAGGTGGTGGAATAATAGGGTGTTCTATCGCTTATTACACTTCAAAATACGGAAGAGACGTAACAATCATTGAAAAAGGAGAATTTGTCAGCGGGACGTCTTCACGGTGTGATGGGAATATTTTGGCCATTGATAAAGACCCAGGGTTTGATAGTCAAATGTCTTTAGTAAGTCAAAAATTAGTAACTGATTTAAGTGAAAAATTAGAGCATTCATTTGAATATAGGGCACCAGGAAGTATTCTCGTATGTGAGTCAGACGAAGAGATGGAAGCTGCGCAGCAATGGGTAGATCGGCAAAAAGAAGCTGGATTACCGTTTCGAATGCTTGATAGGCAAGATATAAGAGAAGAGTCGCCTTTTTTTGCTGATGATTTATTAGGCGGTTTAGAATGTGCGACGGATTCAACTGTGAATCCATATCTCCTTGCTTTCTCGCTTCTGTCAGAGGCACAAAAGTTTGGCGCAAAAGCCTTTAAGCAGACCGAAGTAAAGAGTATGAAAATAGAGACGAATGGTTCATTTGTTGTAGAAACTACGAATGGTACTTTTACAGCAAAACAAGTTGTAAATGCAGCCGGTGTGTGGGCTCCTAAGATTGGTCAGATGTTAAATGTAAATATACCAATTGAACCGAGAAAAGGGCATATTATAGTAGCATCAAGGCAACAACATGTAGGATGCCGTAAAGTAATGGAATTCGGTTATTTAATTTCTAAATTTGGCGGAAAAAGAAAAGTAGATGCTTTAACTGAAAAATACGGGGTTGCGCTCGTATTTGAGCCTACTGAAAGTCAAAATTTCTTAATTGGAAGTAGTCGTGAATTTGTAGGGTTTCATACGAGAATAAACAATGAAGTCATTAAATGTATCGCAAATAGAGCGATTCGCTTTTATCCGAAAATGGCAGATATGATGGTAATTCGTTCTTACGCTGGTTTACGTCCGTGGACAGAAGATCATTTGCCGATTATTTCACGAGTGGAACATATTCCGAATTATTTCATTGCCGCTGGACATGAAGGGGATGGGATTAGTCTTGCAGCAGTTACTGGGAAAGTAATTGAAGAGTTATTAAATGAAAAAGAGACAATTATTCCTATTGAACCACTTCGTTTGAGTCGTTTTACAGAAAGGGTGTTAAACGGATGA
- a CDS encoding proline racemase family protein: MNIQKMYTAVDVHVNGEAFRVMKDVPCKYYYSLEQLNEQFSGELAEERKLLLNEPRGFIGLNGCIVVPSIHNEVDAAVLFFNHEGSIPLHYGGIVAVITMLLESGYLKKRESNQYKIETLSGIFLVHAYVENDEVVSVSFESKLCYLIEENLQVGNVSYSLIQADKVYAVVEKGAYSPEIRVENIPELKRWGEATLQAIQKQLLIKRLILVDPSQKEKNHIKSITFHEDNFIVRSPGFVSTIVSYVHALFKNDYMADKPFKNESIFNSFITVEKVKKEELGYIFRFESRGFITGMQTFLLDPTDPFPAGFLLK, translated from the coding sequence ATGAACATTCAAAAAATGTATACAGCAGTAGACGTACATGTAAATGGCGAGGCATTTCGTGTAATGAAAGACGTACCATGCAAATACTACTACAGTTTGGAGCAATTAAATGAACAATTTTCAGGTGAATTAGCAGAAGAGAGGAAGCTTTTATTAAATGAACCACGTGGTTTTATCGGTTTGAATGGGTGTATTGTCGTTCCATCTATCCATAATGAAGTGGATGCAGCTGTATTATTTTTTAATCATGAAGGTTCGATTCCGCTTCATTATGGGGGCATTGTTGCGGTAATAACGATGTTACTCGAAAGTGGGTATTTAAAAAAGAGAGAGTCCAATCAATACAAAATTGAAACGTTATCTGGAATATTTTTAGTTCATGCGTATGTAGAGAATGATGAAGTTGTATCTGTTTCGTTTGAAAGCAAACTTTGCTATTTGATTGAGGAAAATTTACAGGTTGGTAATGTAAGTTATTCTCTCATACAAGCAGATAAAGTATATGCAGTTGTAGAAAAAGGTGCGTATTCGCCAGAAATTCGTGTTGAAAACATTCCAGAATTGAAAAGATGGGGAGAAGCTACACTGCAGGCTATACAAAAACAGTTGCTAATAAAAAGGCTTATTTTAGTAGATCCTTCGCAAAAAGAAAAGAACCATATAAAGTCGATTACATTTCATGAAGATAACTTTATCGTACGTTCGCCAGGTTTTGTTTCTACTATCGTTTCCTATGTTCATGCGTTATTTAAAAATGATTATATGGCGGATAAACCTTTTAAAAATGAAAGTATATTTAATAGTTTTATAACTGTGGAAAAAGTGAAGAAGGAGGAGCTAGGATACATTTTCCGTTTTGAAAGTAGAGGATTTATTACAGGAATGCAGACGTTTCTATTAGACCCTACGGATCCATTTCCGGCAGGGTTCTTATTAAAATAA
- a CDS encoding sigma-54 interaction domain-containing protein: protein MAFSFPTIQEFLESILIDHTCSLNHIKQVNGRFYYLPSTTEEYNCAIIYVDDSFTALIDAFSYELAVIILNENDEPIFCITSQQMIPFLYKSYNELQSFYNTVIQTTDSSVTVIDSKECVRTWTDGAEKIFSVNHNEIIGQPITRFFDYKDLEILQSLHDGKNIVAQFHQPRPDLFVLINSNPVYCNDEIIGAVVSETDVTNQVALNEKLFNMSHEMHRLEQEVAKYKDESDPFLAMNGKSPVIQRTIQLARKVCSVKSTVLILGESGVGKEVFAKAIHEASEAAKAPFISINCGAIPEALFESELFGYERGAFSGANSKGKKGKIELAQGGTLFLDEIGEMPLDMQVKLLRVLQERKYYRVGGEKEINIDFRIIAATNRDLQEEMRKGTFREDLYYRLNVVSLHIPPLRERREDIIELTYSFLNDFSINYNRPIRDLPSSIMHELLHYNWPGNIRELRNVVERLVVFATDGIIKQEYLPFHTTETLDNHTAHSLLLSNNNTILSLQEEMDEHEKKVIEKALRILNGNKLECAKQLGVTRATLYNRLKKLGLQ, encoded by the coding sequence ATGGCATTTTCATTTCCGACTATACAAGAGTTTTTGGAAAGTATTTTAATCGATCATACATGTAGCCTTAATCACATTAAGCAAGTAAACGGAAGGTTTTATTATCTCCCTTCTACTACAGAAGAATATAATTGCGCCATTATTTATGTAGATGACTCATTCACTGCATTAATTGACGCTTTTTCTTATGAATTAGCTGTTATCATCCTTAACGAAAACGATGAGCCGATATTCTGTATAACCTCTCAGCAAATGATTCCATTTCTTTATAAGTCCTACAATGAACTACAGTCATTTTATAACACCGTAATACAAACAACTGACTCTTCTGTTACAGTCATTGATAGTAAAGAATGCGTTCGAACTTGGACAGATGGTGCTGAAAAAATATTTTCAGTCAACCATAATGAGATTATTGGGCAACCGATTACTCGTTTTTTTGATTATAAAGACTTGGAAATTTTACAATCTTTACATGATGGAAAAAATATAGTCGCTCAGTTCCATCAGCCTCGTCCCGATTTATTCGTATTAATTAATTCAAATCCAGTTTATTGTAATGATGAAATTATAGGAGCAGTCGTTTCAGAAACAGATGTTACAAATCAAGTCGCTTTAAATGAAAAACTATTTAATATGTCACATGAAATGCACCGTTTAGAACAAGAAGTGGCAAAGTATAAAGATGAATCCGATCCATTCCTTGCGATGAATGGGAAAAGTCCTGTTATACAAAGAACGATACAATTAGCTAGAAAAGTTTGTTCGGTGAAATCAACTGTTTTAATACTTGGGGAAAGCGGAGTTGGAAAAGAAGTATTTGCGAAAGCAATTCATGAAGCAAGTGAAGCAGCGAAGGCGCCTTTCATTTCGATTAACTGCGGGGCAATTCCAGAAGCTTTATTTGAAAGTGAATTATTCGGTTACGAGCGTGGGGCCTTTTCTGGAGCGAATAGTAAAGGGAAAAAAGGTAAAATCGAACTCGCACAAGGCGGTACTTTATTCCTCGATGAGATTGGCGAAATGCCGCTCGATATGCAAGTAAAACTGTTACGTGTACTACAAGAACGAAAGTATTACCGAGTTGGCGGAGAAAAAGAAATTAATATTGATTTCCGCATTATCGCTGCTACAAATCGGGATTTACAAGAAGAAATGAGAAAAGGAACTTTCCGAGAAGATTTATATTATCGTTTAAATGTAGTTAGCCTGCATATTCCACCGCTGCGTGAAAGACGAGAGGATATTATCGAACTCACATACTCATTCTTAAACGATTTTTCGATCAACTATAACCGACCAATTCGTGACCTACCTTCAAGCATTATGCATGAACTGCTTCATTACAATTGGCCAGGTAATATTCGCGAACTTCGAAACGTTGTTGAACGGCTTGTGGTATTCGCAACAGACGGAATTATAAAACAAGAATATTTACCATTTCATACGACTGAAACTTTAGACAACCATACAGCTCATTCCCTATTACTCAGCAACAATAATACAATCCTTTCTTTACAAG
- a CDS encoding proline racemase family protein yields MRSQRVFTTIDTHTGGNPTRTLISGLPKLIGETMAEKMLHMKKEYDWIRKLLMNEPRGHDVMSGALLTDPCHPEADIGVIYIETGGYLPMCGHDTIGVCTALVESGLIPVVEPITSLKLDTPAGLVEVDIAVQDGKAKEVSFCNIPAFLLKNITVHVKDIGTVEADIAYGGNFYAIIDANSVGLELVPENASTIIDKAIHIRNTINEKFEIIHPEYSFIRGLTHVEFYTDATHECANVKNTVVVPPGGIDRSPCGTGTSAKLAVLYAQKEIKIGEEFIHESIVGSLFKGYVVNTTHVENIEAVITKITGSAWLMGMHKFFYNEMDPLKEGFLLIPPMEHETEDIK; encoded by the coding sequence ATGAGGTCACAAAGAGTCTTTACGACTATTGATACACATACGGGCGGGAATCCAACGAGGACATTAATTAGCGGACTTCCAAAGTTGATTGGAGAGACGATGGCAGAGAAGATGTTACATATGAAAAAGGAATATGATTGGATTCGAAAATTGTTAATGAATGAACCGCGTGGTCATGATGTAATGTCAGGGGCATTATTAACAGACCCGTGTCATCCTGAGGCTGATATAGGTGTTATATACATAGAGACAGGTGGATACTTACCGATGTGCGGTCACGATACAATCGGTGTATGTACAGCGTTAGTTGAATCAGGTTTAATTCCAGTAGTTGAACCGATTACTTCTTTAAAACTAGATACCCCGGCTGGCTTAGTGGAAGTAGATATTGCTGTTCAAGATGGAAAAGCAAAAGAGGTATCTTTCTGTAACATACCAGCTTTTTTATTGAAAAATATTACTGTACACGTCAAAGACATTGGAACTGTAGAGGCTGATATTGCGTATGGAGGGAATTTTTATGCCATTATTGATGCGAATTCAGTAGGCCTAGAATTAGTACCAGAAAATGCATCTACAATCATCGATAAGGCGATTCATATAAGAAACACAATTAATGAGAAGTTTGAAATCATTCATCCAGAGTATTCGTTTATTAGAGGATTAACACATGTTGAATTTTATACAGATGCTACTCATGAATGTGCGAATGTGAAAAATACAGTTGTTGTACCACCAGGCGGAATAGATCGATCCCCATGCGGTACAGGAACATCTGCGAAGCTAGCTGTATTATACGCTCAAAAAGAAATCAAAATTGGTGAAGAGTTCATTCATGAGAGTATCGTTGGTTCTTTATTTAAAGGATATGTCGTGAATACGACACATGTTGAAAATATTGAAGCTGTCATAACGAAAATTACGGGATCAGCTTGGCTTATGGGTATGCATAAATTTTTTTACAATGAAATGGATCCACTCAAAGAAGGATTTTTGCTAATTCCGCCGATGGAACATGAAACGGAGGATATAAAATGA